AAATAAGTCAGATTCCTAAAGTATgttggataaaaaaaaaggatagaTCTCAACTATCAATTTCACTTATTGGTCATAGtacaaattaattattatttgataaaacAAATTCTCTTTAAATCTATTGACCGGTACATGCTTATTTAAACTGTGAGTTACAAGTAACCTAGTTTAACTTAGACCAccgttttttttagtttaagttGATTTGTTATAAGAAATTTTCagagttttttctttttttatcggCAAGAAATTTTCAGTGACTCTTGGAGAGTTTATTTTGACAACTCTACTCttaatatataacataatttttatttactcaTCTCACTCTTGTATAAAAATTGTTCTTACAGcatatatttatgttatttcgTTATTTATAAATCAATCATCTATGAGAATatatttaggaaaaaaaatattttaatgtgaAAGTGAATCAGAAATAACTAATATCAGCATacattatcaaaattaatttaacataaaagctctctctctctctctctctctctctctctctctatatatatatatatatataataataaaataattaattaatttaataaaataaataattacataaaattGTTTGAATTTAGGTTATTTCTCTCATTGATTTCCTAGTGTTAACAAGGCCTGAGACAAAAACAAAATCTAACTGATTACGCGTTGAAGCCCACTTCTGATGTTGTTTTAAAGGTGTGTTTCTTCCTGGATTACACTTTTCAGAATATTTCTGGAATATACTTTCTATaacacattttatgaattgcAGATTTATCattctgaaaattaaaaaatgtgttttggtAAGAATATTCTAGAATGGTTTTTTGCCTTCCAGATTTCCCATTCTGAAAATACACTTTGCTTACTGAACCTCTATCCATGAAACACCTTTTCTTATGTAAACCTTATTCCGGAATTACTCAAAGTTATCAAGGATAATTTTGGTATTTCAAAGAATGTACGGGTGCCAGAAGAAAatgtagaggtgcaggaagaaatacccATTTTAAAGATGCATATGCCTAACAagaggctgcttcttcctgcacctccataccttcttgtgccatccccataaatttttcttattccaaaaatacccttttcaatattccggattatataatccgaaagtcattttttagattcaaaattagcatccggattatgtaatccggaagtcttttgtgattagcttccggattacataatccggaagtcttttctatacataagattagctttcggattatgtaatccggaagcctttttttccgatgtgttattagctttcagattacataatccggaagtcttttctaaatatgaaattgacttccgaattatgtaatccggaatttatccggattacataatccataggcttattattttaaatccaagaggtgaaaaaaaaggataaaatggtatttttatatttagtatgggggtggcacaaaaaggtatggaggtgtaggaagaaagagtcctaACAAGATGACACCATATGTTTATGGGCCTAGAGATGGAGCCATGAAGGTTTTAGGTGTTGTGTGCATGAAGCAAGGTTGAAGGATGGCCAATACATTTTCAATTAACTTCAAAATGAACTTTAAATTTActttcacttcaaaatagaaaatatgtTAGAAGAAGTGTATTATAGAATGTGTCAATGTTGTTCTTTTTTTAGTTATgattattgtttatatttagGAGTCTCACGCTGTTTAAGAatttatgttaataataatttaaatacatatttttttaattttttaaaatatttttttaagataaaattatgATGAAATTTTAAGTTAAGACCAGACAATATCTCAAATTTCATGATTATTTTTAACGATATTTTGTCAATAAACTTAAAGTCGGAACATTAATATCTtttatgataaaagaaaaatagctACAAAGAAGACGAACTTTTATTCTTTTAACCTTAAATGGAAAACTTATCTCGATACTCTTACATTAGTTAGATTAAGAACAACATCCTTTTCCGTTAACCCTTAaccttttaaagataaaatcatactgaaattctaaattttaaaatagataatatCTTAAATATAAGTTGGAACAAGTATGGTAGTGAGAAAGAGGAAACCGGTAGCATGTATCTAAAAATGGATTAATATCGAGGTTTAAAAGGTGAATGTCATTAATGTAAGTTTGAAGCTTACAATTCGGATTCAATTTTCAGCTTCCAGAGGTTGGAGTCGCTTAGAAGACAATTGTTGGTTCTGGCGGTGAAAGAAACAAACAACCAAAATAGATTGTAACACCTGTCGCTGTTGCTTTTGTTGTAAAAAAACAAGGAGATATGAAACCCCACCCAACACATCTCCACAAATGAaacgcaaaaaaaaaaaaaaaaaaaaaaagatgataaAGACTAACCAAAAATTTAATGTTGTTCTTGAAGTAATCCACATTTGCTGTCGAGAAATTGAATTAACATGTGTCCTAACTTCGTATTCGTCATTAGTTCTAACCGACATTTTAGGGACTTTGTTCATCTCAATGGTACATCTCATTTTCTGTCTGTCACTACTCATGTGCTACTTTCTCGATCcctttatttctctatctatatttttttctcattcatGCAAACACAGACAATTAATTTGACCGTATAATATAAAACCATTATGATGCCTtgcttttcatttttaatttacaacACCATAGTAATCCGCGAACCCCATGTTCTATATCACCCTGTTTATATTGCGTACAAATTTAGATACATGCATAAGTTGACttcaaagttaaaataaatgacTCATTGCAATTTTTAATGCCTCAGAATCTTTATTCTGGTTGAACATCTACTCTTTTACATCGTCTCGTCGCTGAAACTAGCATGCTACTTCATCTAGGGTCTAGCACAAATGAAAAACACCTAAAATCTAGTAGTCTGGTTGACTTAAAGAAAACTTTTAGTACACCAAGTGGACCAATTTCAAGTTTGCAACACTttcatcataaaaaataataacaaacgTCGTTTGAAATAATCCAGGGAAGAGTCAGAGATCTCGTTTTGACTGCTTTATGCCATCTCTCATGGAAAACATATATTATACTCAAAATAAATGTTGAGCAATGGCAAAATTATTATAGTTAATCTCACTCAAACTATATATCATAATTTCGTATACGTTTAACTTAACATCTTTTTATGTCAATTCTAAATTAAACTTCAATTGGTTTTAAGAATTATCAATGACTaaaaatgatattgtatgaatttaaattatttattatatgcaATTATAGTTATATTTTGGAATTGTTTCAACCGTTAAAGTGAATATCACGGTGAGAATGGGAGAATATGCAGAAAGTATGGGCAGCATCACTGGTTCCACGAGACACGACGCCTAACGTGGCAGATTAGTTGTTAGCTTTCTATTAATGTTTCTATCTGCCATTTGCATGTTCTCCCAAAGCTtacaacattaattttattttcatttcttatTACTGAATCTAGGTATTTATTTCTtcatttaatttcaatttcaataaacCGTCTAAAACGAAAACATGATGAATGGAATTGTTAGACGCGTAGAGGCTCTGTAATGACGAATTAATGTTTACGTACATTTCTGACATTGATTCCTAATGCATGCATTGAAGCTTTATAGTagtacttttttgttttttcatttagTGAGAAAACTTGacttttgtttctgttttttcaCATTTATTCACCTATGTACGATTTAGTAATAGGCTATTGATTGTTCTATAATTGTTGAATTGAAAAGAGGATGCATAACCACCACGGTCCACACTGCATTCTATAATCAATGGGAATGTTGAACATGGGTAGAAAGAAACAAGTTTATTGAACTAATTAAATAGCAAGCATGATATTAGTTTTGTTATAATGTCAAGTAATTAAGGGGAGTGTGAAGTACCTATCACAACATCATTTGTACAGATTTTACATTTAAAAACATAATGGTATTAtagttttaaagttttaaagtcaaTTGTTATCTGATTTTTcgatttagaaaaatataatttcatatcatagtaattaaaaaatttacttaaaGTGTAGAAGGGGGAAAACTGGAATTTACTTTATTAAATCAACTTATAATCTTCTGCATAATAGTAATAGGGTTGAGGTTGATGATTTTTTCAGCTTAATTTGAAAAATCAAATGCAAAATTCTTTGTATGGAGTTTGTTCTGAACAGAATTcaaattaaagataattttttaaaaaagggATGAAATCTTAGATATAAACCTATGTCCCTGTGTGCTAGTTGCAACCTAAAACTATTCAACATATTTGTCTGGAATGTAGGGTTGTTTCTCAATTTAGAATAAATGTTATAAGTGGTTAGGAATTTATCAATGTCACATAATTGTGTTTAATCGTTTTCACTATTTTAATTGTGCAGACTTAAATAAGAAGCAAAATATGGAAAATTATGTGGGAGAGGTTTAGGATCACAAAATTAAAGTGGTCTTAAAAAATGGAGTCTGTGATGAAGAAATTTTTGGATTAGCAGAATTAAAATGTTGGACGtgaattacaaatttaaataaaatgcaGTTGTTTTCTTATCCTAACTGATGCTTATGTAAAAAACTTGCCTACAAATGGCATAATCACTAGCATATACTCTAATTTTAATCTCTTCATGTTGAGGCTTGTACATGTTGAAAGTTTAAGTGGTGGATGTTAGGTTTTCGGGCTTACTATCTTAGCAACAGAAGCGCACGACTAGCTTTTGGTTTCTTTGTTTTGACAGGGTAAGAGGAAATGGTTTAAGCATTTTGGAAGGTGCAATGGTAGAAGGCACTAACTCAAGGCAGAATTAAGAAGAATCATCAGAAAGGAGGAAAATGAACTAATCTTTGTGTAAAAGGCAAAAGATGACATAACATCTAATCTCTACTACAATAGAAGAGAAAAAGGGATGGCAGAAAACACAGTGTTACCCTTAGCCTTAGCAGCAGGTATACATCAAGCTTTGAAAGACTTTGGCAATATGGTGGTTTTATCAAGCAAAAGCTATGTGTACCAAGTGGTTCAGTGATGTAGATTCTAATAGTAGAGTTTTGGATTTTGTAGGATTCTGTAGTTAGATAACTGGATGGTTGAGTCTATATGTGGTTTTCTGGGTTTGGTTTTAAAGAGGAGGTTTGAATTTTCTAGTACTTTTTGGTAGGGCTGTAGTATGTGTTTATGGAGTGAGTAATGTTTTTTATATTGGATTTTTGTAAAACTTCTTTTTTGGATAACTTGCTGCATGATATAACTTTTGTATTATTAATTACTATTCTTGAAGATTCTAGCATAAATTAGTTGGTTTTGTGGAAATTCTTCATAGAAGTGCtttgtgaaaattattttaaagttataatGGTTAAGTTAATGTTTGTATTTAATCCTTAATCCAAGTGAGATGTAagattttattcaaataaaacagTATTCTACGCTAACTCCTTTCTTGTGGGTCACGTGGACGAAAAGTAGAAGCAGACGCACGCATATGAGCAGAAAAAATTGTggcaagaaaataaaataaaaaaattagaaggaTAAAATAAGATATGGGGTAAGTGAAATAAAATGTTAAGTGTTAAACCGAGTTAAGTTATATAGTTCGTCCTTGTTTTTGGTTGAAGGGAGGTGTAggttttatttattcattgttaAATCTAAGTgcgtttttaaattttagaattgaCTAAAGAGTGGGTGTCTGAGTCAGTGATTAGTTACTTGTAGGAGCAAATGAGTCCaatttagtatttaatttacgGGCATGGATGATTCGATCTTAAAAATTTTGCACCACCAAAAAGAAGATACAAACAATCATGATCAACCTAGTCAAAACCTTGAAAAGCAATGTCCGGCTTTGGCCAGACAATAGAAGAGGAAAGAGCGATGATTCAGTTTCAGAAGAAAAATATCCAAAATACAACACACCATCCTTTTCAGATCCGTAGCTACAATAAACCCAGCGTCACCGACACAATACATCGTTTTCAACTTTTCTCTCACACACCCAACCACTGTTCAAGTTCGTTAACAAGTCTGAAGATTGCCCACTCCCATTTCACACACGTAATAACGCCACAAATATTATTTCAGAATCAGAACAAAAATAGGAGGTAAAAAACAGCATTCAAGAAGACAACTAACAAAACTACACTAAAATTAAAAGTTTGGTATTGGTAACAGTAGTATTTGAGTggctgaaagaaaaaaaagtggaggatatatatatatatatatgtatatgtaccTGGCTGTACATGTACAGTGTAAGATCAACACGGCCATAGCATGGGGCCGCACACGGCGAGGAAGGAGCGACTCCGGCGCCAGCTCCCAGGGACAACCAATATACAACACCACTGCTAAATCAAAACTACCCcgcaaagcaaaaaaaaaagtttatttgaaaaaaaatgtacttttactactactaataataataatgatgaaaataataaaaatggttGTGGCGGGCTAGGCTTCAAGAGCGAAAGGGGTTTGGAGAAGATCGTAGGGAGCCCACAAGGCATCCAAGGGGCAAGGGCGGTTGGCGTCGAGGCGGGCCCAGGGCTTTCCCTTCCCACTCCAATGCAGGAGGCTGACCGGGCCTGGATGCAAGTCTCTGCAGAGGCCTCGGAAGTTATCCCCGCCAAGCCCGTGCTGGTTCCACCTGTGATCCACCGGGCCTATGTTGCCAGCGAAAACGAGTAGAAACGGCGGCAGAGAGCCCAGCTCGTAGATCCGCATTCGCTTCTGGAGCTCCATCCACTCCTCGATCTTCCTAGTGTAGTCGCCGGCCCGCCAGCGTTGCAAGTCAATCACCATGACACCGGTGTTGAAGTAGCAGGGCCTTCGGCCCGCGAAGGTGAGGGAGAGAGAAGGGTTGGACCAGAAGGAGGGAGTGAAGTAGGCGCTGAAGTTGGCGTTGCAGTACTCGGGTGCGGCGAGGACGGTGTCGTTGTTGTCAATTCCGAGTGGCGTTGCGGCGAGTTTGGCGATGTCGTCGACGAGGACGAGGTCCGAGTCGAGGTAGACAATTTTGCGGACGCAGGAGGGGAGGAGGTTGGCGAGGTAGTTGCGGGCGTAGTTGAGGGGGCAATCGAGAGCGGAGCGGATGGAAGTGGAGATGAGGCCTGCAACTTGGAGGTCGTTGAAGGGGTAGATTTGGAAATTGAGATAGGGGAAGGAGTTGGAGAGGGTGCGGTTGAGGAGGAGGGAGGAGGAGGCTCTGGAGGCGGCGGTGACGAAGTGGAAGACGACGTTTTCTGGACAGGAGGAGTGCTGGAGGACGGAGAAGATGGCGGCCATGGACCCCCGGAGGTAGGTGATGTCGAGTGTCATTGCCACGTGGACAGCCTCGTCCGAACACGTGTCGGTGGGTTCCGGGACAATGGTGGCACAGGTGGGGGAGTTGTAGAATTTGGGTGCTTGTTTGAAGTGTTGTTGATGATGAGCAGTGATGGCAGCGGCATCAGTGGAAACGAGAAGGATGAGACAGAAACGTATGAATGCAGAGGAATTGGGTGCATGAGTAGACGCCATCACCTCTCCGATGAATGATTAAACGAAAGAAGGATGATTGAAGGTTTTATCTATAACCATtacagagaaagagaaaggaagAGAGAATACAGTTTCATCAGTTCCTCTTCTACTCTATCACTACTGCTACTACCATacaaccaccaccaccaccaccatttTCTCTCTCTATGCCTTTCTTGCCTTCCCTCCTTCTCAACCCAAGTTTTTTCAAGTTACCCTTTTAAGCATACTCACTCATCTTCTCTATTACGTACTCTTCTCACCCATACCATTTCTACGCCCACTTAATTTCACTCTACATCAATAATGTTACTTTCTGTTcgatataacttttttttagataaataatTGTTTCTCAAATTCATTTCACAACTTAAACAAATAAATCAACcatgtaattaattaataaacttATTTCTTCTTCAGTCAAGCATCTG
The sequence above is a segment of the Phaseolus vulgaris cultivar G19833 chromosome 2, P. vulgaris v2.0, whole genome shotgun sequence genome. Coding sequences within it:
- the LOC137810183 gene encoding probable galacturonosyltransferase-like 1; the protein is MASTHAPNSSAFIRFCLILLVSTDAAAITAHHQQHFKQAPKFYNSPTCATIVPEPTDTCSDEAVHVAMTLDITYLRGSMAAIFSVLQHSSCPENVVFHFVTAASRASSSLLLNRTLSNSFPYLNFQIYPFNDLQVAGLISTSIRSALDCPLNYARNYLANLLPSCVRKIVYLDSDLVLVDDIAKLAATPLGIDNNDTVLAAPEYCNANFSAYFTPSFWSNPSLSLTFAGRRPCYFNTGVMVIDLQRWRAGDYTRKIEEWMELQKRMRIYELGSLPPFLLVFAGNIGPVDHRWNQHGLGGDNFRGLCRDLHPGPVSLLHWSGKGKPWARLDANRPCPLDALWAPYDLLQTPFALEA